TTATATAGGCGTTTATGATTTTAACGGGGTGTCACCGTTCACGGTTTTAAGCCAATTTATTGAAGGAGATCCGGATCTGTCGCTAAGTGATAAATATGTCATCTGGGAAGTAAGAACTTCCAGAATTATTATGGCCATTCTGGTGGGGAGCATGCTTGCCGTTTCAGGAACCACATTGCAGGGACTTTTTAAAAATCCACTGGCAACTGGTGAGGCGATTGGTTTAACCTCGGGAGCCACATTATTGGCAGCATTTGCCATCGTTTTGGGAGGGCATTTTAAGCAGTATCTTCCTGAAATTGTACAGTTTTCCCTGGTAGGGATTTCAGCTTTTTTAGGAGCTTTGCTGGCGATGATGCTGGTATACAGAATTTCTACAAGTGCAGGAAAAACAAATGTGGTTATGATGCTTTTAAGCGGTGTTGCCATTACCTCCATAGGGTTTTCAATTACAGGATTCCTTATTTATCTTTCAAAAGATGAACAGTTGAGAGATCTTTCATTCTGGAATATGGGAAGCCTGGCTGCAGCCACATGGACAAAAAATATCGTTTTAACAGTAGTTATAGCTATTTCTTATGCGATTTTACTTCCCAAAGGAAAGGCACTGAATGCCATGATGCTGGGAGAAAGAGATGCTCAGCATTTGGGAATCAATGTAGAGAAACTGAAAAAGCAGATTGTTGTTATTACTTCATTAATGATAGGTACCTGCGTTGCATTTTCAGGAACAATTGGTTTTGTAGGTCTTATTGTGCCTTATATTTTAAGGCTGTTATTCAAATCAAACTACGTGTTCATTCTGCCGTTGTCAGCAGTTATGGGAAGTATTTTGCTTCTGATTGCGGATACCATCAGCAGAAGTATTGTGGCACCGTCAGAACTGCCAATCGGTATCTTGACCTCTTTGATCGGAGGGCCTATTTTTATTGCTATTTTAATTAAATTTAAAAAATCACTCTAATGATAAAAGCGCATCAAATTAATTATCTGCACAAGAGTTTTAAAATTCTTGACAGTGTTGATGTCTCTTTAGGGTATGGCGAATTTTTAGCAATCGTTGGACCGAATGGAGCAGGAAAGTCAAGTCTTTTAAGTGTTTTGGCAAATGAAGTAAAAGAAGGAAGATCTAATATTGTATTCAAAGAAAAACCTATCGCAGACTGGGCAGTAAAAGAATTGTCCCAGCATAAAGCCAAATTTTCGCAGCACAATTCCAATGAAATTCCTTTGCAGGTAAAAGATGTAGTCATGATGGGAAGATATCCTTATTTTGAGGCTCAGCCCGGTAAAGAAGATCTGGAAGCCATGAATAATATGATGTATGAAACAGATATTTTTCATCTGAAAGACAGAGATTACAATACCCTGTCCGGAGGAGAGAAGCAACGGGTACATCTTTCAAGAGTAATGGCACAATTACAGAACGATATTACCCATAAGCTGGTTTTTCTGGATGAACCTTTGAATAATTTGGATATAAAACATCAGTATAAGGCGTTGGAAATTATCAAAAATTTTACGAAAAAAGCCAACAGCGCCATTGTTGTTTTACATGATCTGAACCTTGCAGCACAATTTGCAGACAAGATTTTATTGATGAAATCAGGAAAAGTTTCCGCCTTTGGAACTCCGCAGGAAGTTTTTACGGCAGAAAACATCAGCAAAGCCTATAATTTTCCCTGTACCATCTGCGGACACCCTATTACGAATAACCCAATGATCATTTTTGGATAACTATGGAAAAAGAAGAACTTAAAATCCTTGCACAGAATCTGGCCAATCCTCAGGGAGAAAAAGGCATCGAGATTGGTGAAATGATGAATGCTACTAACA
The window above is part of the Chryseobacterium sp. MA9 genome. Proteins encoded here:
- a CDS encoding iron ABC transporter permease, yielding MKTQSKLYFYLIISAILLAILAVVALYIGVYDFNGVSPFTVLSQFIEGDPDLSLSDKYVIWEVRTSRIIMAILVGSMLAVSGTTLQGLFKNPLATGEAIGLTSGATLLAAFAIVLGGHFKQYLPEIVQFSLVGISAFLGALLAMMLVYRISTSAGKTNVVMMLLSGVAITSIGFSITGFLIYLSKDEQLRDLSFWNMGSLAAATWTKNIVLTVVIAISYAILLPKGKALNAMMLGERDAQHLGINVEKLKKQIVVITSLMIGTCVAFSGTIGFVGLIVPYILRLLFKSNYVFILPLSAVMGSILLLIADTISRSIVAPSELPIGILTSLIGGPIFIAILIKFKKSL
- a CDS encoding heme ABC transporter ATP-binding protein, yielding MIKAHQINYLHKSFKILDSVDVSLGYGEFLAIVGPNGAGKSSLLSVLANEVKEGRSNIVFKEKPIADWAVKELSQHKAKFSQHNSNEIPLQVKDVVMMGRYPYFEAQPGKEDLEAMNNMMYETDIFHLKDRDYNTLSGGEKQRVHLSRVMAQLQNDITHKLVFLDEPLNNLDIKHQYKALEIIKNFTKKANSAIVVLHDLNLAAQFADKILLMKSGKVSAFGTPQEVFTAENISKAYNFPCTICGHPITNNPMIIFG